AGACACACTGGTCTCTTATCAGCTAAAAAAGCCGCGTGTATCTGACTTTCTTTGTTTAGGCGGGACGGTAATCACATAATTGTAATAGAACAGTGTTTTATGACTTAAAACCATTCTACTAAACTATGTTAAAGTcaagattaatgttttttttttaataaatagtactCGCTTGCAACAAATGGTTACCTGGCTATCAACAGTTCCTCGAAAAACAAACAGGGATGGTGATATTTCCTCGGAATCAGTTTTGATTCGTTTACACATAAGCACAAGGGCATCTTGAGGGTTTTCTTCAAGCCGCCGCTTCACTCTTAATACAGTCGAGGTAGCCatagtatattaatttattagtgaCTATTAAGCTCTAAAAAACGGCATACATATACTGTCTCACCACCACTGACAATAACTGACTGACAACggtatgaatgaaatttgacatATAGTAACGTATTGATTGACCATGGGAATGAAGCATTACTAAACATGACTAAATATTGTTATACTCTTATACGGCAAAAACTTATACTGCTGTCTCTTTTTTCTGTTAtgctttaaaaatgaaatttgtaaGTGAATGTTGCCAGTTTTGTCGACATGAATCGGTTGTTGTATTAAACTCAGTCACTTATCATTCAAGTTCATTGTGTGTCTGCCTTAATTCACATATCGTGAAAGGAAACGACATTCCGAATTTATAATCTATCCCGTAGAAAAAGTAAAGAAAGAAAGGCCGTGCCGTAGCGCTTCATAACTTCATTATCGAGCGTTCAGCGTTCGCATTTCGTGAatcatattgaaattaaaaatgtgtctGTAGACGCGAGATCTTTTATAGTGGTTTTTACAATTTATGGATAATCTTAAACAATTCAATACAATGGCTTCAGAAGATAATTGGAGGACCCAAGCCTTTAGGCAGAGTGTTGTGTCGAAAATGTGAGTAAAACTGTACCATTTTGTAAACTTATGGATCTCGATTAATCTGACCTTGACTGGTATCAATAAACAGAAGATTCTGTTCACAAATAGCTGTATGTgatgataattaatattctgaCTTAAGGGGCtactaataatacttttaaattcacATAATTCTTGGAGAAACTCTTCTTAAGATCAGCAGGAaccatttaatttacaatttcactttatttatattcgaaaatatcattattttattaaatttatctaGCCAGTACCATACATATACTCCTTCATAGAAATTGGAAGTACAATATAGTGGTAAAAAACCTAACGGCCCTGCTGGAATCTAATAATTTTGCCATTTATCCATAGTAGTGTCTCcaaatttattataatcctTCCTTGTTAAGACTAGATTTTGAAGACATAGCTGAAAACTGACGCTCAAAGCAAGTTGTTTCCAAATTATTTAGATAAGGTTGATGAAGAGTCATAATCTGAAAGTTAGAATTCCAAtggattttcttttatgatgttattttaGATTCCTACTTTAAAGTAATTGAGAGAAAATGATGAGATACCCCAGATAgagaataaacaatttcatttcaaatttctGCTCactaaatgtttaaatataaatcttatttttaaacattttcctcATTGCATTGGGTCACTGTGTGTCTGTTACCTTTTCTATCTGCGTTTGCGAATTTCCAAAACTATTCAAGATATCAGAAGTTGAAAATTTACCAGATGTTGGATGTTACGGcattttagttattaaataccTCGGCAGTATAACCTTCCTATATTCTTATCTGTTCAGcattcattaatatttagtCATTAATTAAGATATCAGAAGCTGTCTCTCTCATTATGTTAttcatttaatcataattgCCTTTTTCAGTGAGGAGGTGATCCAGCGTTCTGGAGTCCAAGTGGCTCGCAACAGTAGTGAGATGGAGAACCATGTATTCATGAAGGCCAAGACCCGTGAGGAGTACATGAATATGGTTGCCAAACTTATACTGCATGTGAGAGAAATGTGtaagtataaatgtaaaatttagtttatttagtagccaaaataatatgttaacaaaTAAGTACAGACACTTAAGTTTTAATCATAAGCCtaaatttgaatatataattttaagtaacttaGTAACCATATTTCAgcacaatcaaaacaaaatcaaggTGCACCAAACATGCAAGGCCCCAATCAGGGTCAGCCTGGGCCTAGTCCTCAAGTCCAGGCTCCACAAGGCCAACCTCAACAAGGGCCCAACAACCAAGCTGGCCTTACACAAGACCCTATCAATGCGCTACAAAACTTAGCATCACAAGGTTCGAGGAATCAGATGATGACCATGGGCCCACAAGGTCAGATGCAGCAACAAGGCGTGATGGGACCCAATCCTGGGATGCAAGGAATGCAAAACCAAATGAACCAGCAAGGACCAATAGTCTCCCAAGGGCCACAAGCCCAGACAGCAACAAATCTACTGCAAACACTAAACCAAAGGCCTCAGATTAACATGCAGCTTCAGAATAAACTGGGGGGAGTCTTGGGTATGGTAGGAAACCAAGGCCAAATGGGCAATAATATGGTAGGAGGAATGGGTGGTATGTCCAACCAGATGGGCAGCCAGCTACAGAACCAACTGGCTGGTGGCATGCAAGGGCAGATGATGCCCAACATGTCTATGCCCAATTCAATGCAGGTGCCCATGAGTGGGGCCAACACTATGGTGGGGCAGATGCCGTGCAACCAGGTGGGGATGGGAGGTCAAATGGCGCCCAACAACATGCAAGGACAAATGTCTGGGCAAATGGGTGAGTCTCTTAGACCATACGTTGTTGATTACTAAAGTAACTGTCCTAAATTTTATACATCAATCATAACCCTTTTTTTAATGGCATACATATATACTCATAAACTTGGTATTGGCAAGTTTTTGTAGATTGCCAAAGACCAAAGTATATGGAAactcaaaaattacaaaaaaaaagggtGAAAATAAACTAGCCTTCTTCATTTATAGTTGGTGGTATGGGCAACAACCAGATAGTGGGGTTGAACATGCTGCACATGCAAGGCCGCGTGGGTGGCAAGCAGGAGGTGGTGGGCAGCATGCTGGGCCGCGCGGCGCCGCCCGCGCAGTTCCTGCGGCAGAGCCCCTCGCCCTCCGCGCCATCACCCGCCATGCCCGGGCCCAGCCCTATGGGTAAGTACTACACACTTGAGATCCAGTTGATTGACCGCATATTCGCAATCAATTAAGGTTGAGGAAAATGTgactaaatgtttttttttattacgtagtTGAGCAAAGACGTATTTGACGTTGTAGACATAATGGAGGTCAAATGGaagaaacaaattaacaaacttCAAAATGCTTAATCTTACATCGAAACAGATCTTGTTGATATAGAAATCAATTCCTATGAACATAATAAATCCGGGCAAAACAAACAGACtcaacaaaaaacacaaaaacataataaatattcaacctCGTACATTTTTTCCACCTAGAACCTGCATTCAGTACTAAGTCTAGCTTCATGTATCAACACAATGCTTATGACTCATGGTACTTTTCCGCGTAAATCTTATAATTATGTTGCAACCAGTCACTGACCTCAGCCGGATGTCAGTGACTTTGTGACGCCGAAAaggcttttgtttaaaataaactttgttattACATGATTCTGATTTAAATTATCTGAaggtttgatttatttttatcatttaggcATGTTTCGTCTAGATGTTGGTTCAGTCtccattacttaataaaaaaaaatgttaagtctTCCAAGTACATAATTAGTGTTGTAAGCTACAACTGCTCAAGTTAAgcgatcacaagttaagcttCGCTTCTTACGGACGTTCACAGTAAAAGCTACACATCACCTATCATGGCGTCTTGTTCCCATACCTAATAAAGTCTTACTGTGATGGATATCTCACAGTCAATGCCGTCAATGCGGCTGAATACTATTCTCAAAAAATATGACTGGAAGCTTGAATCGTTAAACTCAATTTAATCTTCATCTCTTACTCAAGGTGTAATGGGCGCGACTATGACGTCACCTATGTCGTCACTAGGCGGGCTGGGAGCGTGCGGCAGTGTCGGTAGTCCGTCCCCCTCGAATCCTGCGCATCTAGCTCATCATGTCCAACAGCCGCAGAGGTatgatataaatgtaaaaattgccTTCAAGGTGCAATTTTAGCCCAGATTTTCTTagtatataaaattgttaagaCAAAATATAAGGCTTCACATTTTTACTAATCACCCTGGGGGAAATTTTTGTTATGTTACTAAAGTAATTGCATACCAACTTTTCCAAATAATTTTGCCAAAATGCAAAATCAGGAActagtttttaaaatgttataaaactggGTACagaattcgatttttattaaacctcACGGAAACTGTGAAAGCGGGTGAATAGTGAAACAttgtgagaattattcattattaaatgatcaaTGATGGGCAATCCCGaaaaatacgcttgagtaaaccgttgtatcatttgaTAATGGATATCACCATTCGTACCACCAGGGGCGTGGGTATGGGCATGGTAGCGTCGCCGTCGTCGTCGCTGAACACGCCGGTGGGCGCGGGCGTGGCGTCGCCGGGCGGGGAGGAGGCCGCCTACCGCGAGAAGGTGCGCCAGCTCTCCAAGTACATCGAGCCGCTGCGCAGGATGGTGCATCGGATGGTCAGCGAGGGCGAGAGTGAGTGCTCCCACAATGCGGATCTTACAAATTATACGATTCTTACAAGTCGAAAACATCGTTCTAGTATCATAATTTACTGTATTATGATTTCCAGTCCATTTTCCGTCAGCCAAAATACCAGATGAAAAATATCCTATtcctaaaatgaaaatattatggtGTCTCAACTGTGTACGTTGCTTCTTGTCCAAATTTGATTGTAATCAAAGTCTAACAGATTCCATGGGACTTGCTgacttacctgtaacaaaattttttttaacaacatcaGATGTTGAGAAACTGACGAAAATGAAGAACTTACTGGACATCCTCTCGAACCCGAACAAGAGGATGCCGTTGGAGACGCTCATCAAGTGCGAGGTGGTGTTGGAGAAGCTGGACTTCAAGCGGAGCGAGGGGGTGGTCGTGCCCAGTGCTGGAAAGGTAATTATCAGAAGACTGCTTATGTTGCTACACTTACTGTCATTTACCactattttcttgttttttggaTGATTTCATTCAAGGTAAGTTCAGGTTCCAGCAAGATTCTGGACTGACTTAATTTTGTTCGACTGAATAAGAAGCTTTTATAATACTGctatacaaaaaacaaagtcATTGTCGAGATGTACTAATAAGACATTATTTGCTAATTATAACTTCCCTGCTACGCTAAACTCACATTTCAGatcttaatttacataattgtacGATCGTTGTTACTGCTCTATCCAGGAACAAATCTTCAATCCTTTATTGGAAGTGGTGAACAACTGCTTGCAGTCACCGCTCGCTAACCACACGCTGAAACGCACATTCGGATCAGCCCTCGACGCCCTTAACGGTCCAGAGATCAAGTGAGTCGGGGAATTTGgataaaacgttaaaaaacaatgtttgatCTGTTTTTGTACTTATTGAATAACTTTAGTGGCGatcaattttttgtaaaaacctgCAATCCCTTTCAGCTAACATCTTTTTGATctgaattttataacattttatttctcaaTTCGTAGAAACCTTCCAGTGCCGCAGAAGATCCCGAAGCTAGAAGAGCCAACGATGGAGATTCCAGATGTCTTGCAGGGTGAAATAGCTAGACTGGATTCTAGATTTAAGGTAGGACTGGTTCTATGAAGTAGAAAGAACGTATAATATGTTTTACAGAAAACTTTTCGTTATTTTACTTGTATCGGTGATGGCAAATCCCAGCATTTCAATAGGTACAATACATATGGGTCTGGTTTAAGTCGTCACCAAGATCAATCTGCGCAAATTGCCAAACAGGGTATCTGTTTGGCGATTTGCGCAGATTGCCAGTTATTGGCAAGTCGAGCAAATTGTCTTCAAAGTGGCCAGTGTCACGCGCAGTGTTGTAAAAGTAGTGACGTGCTGGCAGGTGTCGCTGGAGCCGATGTCGtcccgcggcggcggcggcggctgcatCGCGCTGGTGGCGGCGCTGGACGAGCCGCGCCTGCCGTGCGTGGCGGGCGTGCACGTGGCCGTGCCGCGCGACtacccgcgccgcccgccgctgcgcctgcgcccgcgcgccgcgcgcccgcccgcgcccgacTGCTTCCTGGCGCGTCTCGAGCGGGCCATGGACGCGCGCTGCGCCAGGTAACACGGGGCCTGCACGACGGTTGTATGAAGAATTGACAAATCATTGCCATGCATCACAACCAAAATTTGGTTGGCGTTTaggttcagtcagtaagagtctgacgcTACCCGCATCGGCGCGCGGCTTCAGGCATCCATAAGGATTCTGCCGCTTTACAAAAAAAGGCATGCGTATCcttaactaattaatattgCTGCAGTCTACTGTTGGACATTGGCTGCCCCTAAAATGTACCACAACATATCCTCCCTGACCTTTATTACGTGCACGTCATTACAGTTAACCATTGGCAACTTCCGCATTAATGACGATACGATCACACGTGAAAACCATTCCCACTAAAACTACTGAAACTACAAAAATTCCATCTCTTAtcaaacttcaaataattatcAGAAATTACAACTTATACTTTCTTTCACAGGCTACCAAAAAGCTGTTCAGTGGGCCAGTTGCTCGACGCGTGGGAGATGAGCGTGCGTCAGGCGTGCGCGCCCACACCCGTCTCATACACTCCTGTACCAGCTCTTGGACTATAAGACAAGTGACATATCCTATAACGAGATACATGCGAATGTTTCTCatggaatttaaattattttttttaagtttttatcgCACGAAACGAAAGTTTAAAATTCAGAAACAGTCGTTTTTTTGGCCAATTTTGGAAAAGTGATTTCAACCagatttgtgtatttttatcaatGCGCTGTTAGGAAATAAAATAGCTATTTCAATGATtagtgaaaaatattgaaatttaatctATTTGAAAAAGGTCTTGAATGTCCCGCTCGTTGGGTGAAAAAGAACTCCGTCTCAAGTCAGACCGGAGTTTTACGAATATAGATCCTATTTCTTACCCAATAAGTCTTAGATAATGACATTTTAgataaatgaatttttaatgtcattagataaatgtatttgaaagtGAAAACTGTTTCGAGGATTCGACTTACAATTGCCTTTAATGGAAGCAATACGAACACGTTCATTTTAATGATCTAAGCTACAAGGAGTATGAAGAAAAGCCAAGAAAGAGACAGCTATAGTTGTGTCTCTTTCTACTCAATCATGGATTATGACAAAAGAGATAATAGGTACTAGGTGTAACGGATAAAcgtggttattttttaaatatttggctTAGTTTATAAATAGTCTAATTCCGAGACAAAAAAattccaaataataatatttcacaacactctgtagtctcaaactaagcaaagcttgtattatgattaTTAGACAAATGATAAAGAAACTTATGTATGTAGTTCTAAGTATCATACTCCAGAAACAGAACATATTATCATCTTGTCcactatacatatatttgtcctgggtaggaatcgaacccactatCTCCATTATAGCAGTCAGAGCCTCTAAACACCCGACCTACAGGCCAGTCAATAATAGTAACTCCCgctaacatattattaaaatcatttttttttttctgtagataggtttttatttctattcacAGAATTAGTATTTATAAGATAACCACGTTTTTTTCCAATAAGCCTAGAGTTCACCTAATCtctattttacaattaattctaGGTTATATGAGATCTAGATAATCCTAGATGTGTTTTagacaaatatattatgaagaattaaataaataataattgatctGATTTTCACCCTCAAGATATAAAATTGAGATTTTTGTTCCGTTATCGTTTGCCtataataaacatgttataATACTGGCATTTGattgcccactgctgggcaaagacttCTTATTTTGGAGAAGGAATGACCATCAATCACTTTATATAACCTAAAACGAATATGTGAACAAAGACAAATcgttaatgtattttattgacacagtttttaatttctgttaaaAAGACAATGTTATTTAGAATGTTcaagcaaaattaaaccttaaattTAGCGCATACGGTTCATAACTCATGTAAATCAGACGAACTGTTTCAAAACATAACTTGTCTGGGTCTGATTTTGAACTGTATACGATTGTAATAAGGTTTAATATTGCGTGAGTATGCTAAAAGTTCCCATTACAATATACTCTGTGTGAGACTagtattaagaataaattaacttGATATTGTATTGGAGGGATCTTCTTTATAAAGTCTATATTTTGCAGATGTGATATTTATCTGTGATAATTTGATGGAAGTAcagttacaatttttatatgtGTCGAATAAGAGAATTTCAGGGGTTACGACAGCATAGAGGGTGCATATATGGTAATCGCTTGTAAGGAGTTAGAAGTTTACTGAAATTCTCTAAAAAATCTTTATCCCATTTTATTGCAACACAAAAACCCGGTTTTTTAAAgcacttttcatttattttaaacattttattaaatgtgaGATTGCaaagttaattttgaaattatcgGTCATTTGATTTTTGTTCTAGAATCCTCTTTCGAAAATAATGTGCTATTTgtttttcctaaataaaattatattcaagcATGGTACaatacttgaaaaataaactcCTTATTTTGATTCTGTTATTCTACTCACCAGccctatttattattaaaaataaaataataatacataattatttgcatCACGTCCCATTGTGCTGAAACATTTTATTCGGGATCAATTTTTAACGATGAAATTGTGTACAGGCACATACAGACATTATGTACAATCGAGAAcagaaatatgaaaacatttacagatgtacaaaaataaaatgttcacatTGATAGGTAAAAACCCAAGCTATATTCAAGTAATGGCCGAGCGAAACGTCGACATTAGTTGAAATTTTACAGAGCTATGGCGTAGAAACAACTTTAACTAAGACGGGTAATTAAGGTTGCATTTGCCAAATGCCATGACAGAAAACTAACAGCTTTGTTGACAAGTTTGTTCAAGATTATGTATACATGATTTTTACACACCAATGAACAATATACGAAAAAAATGATGTACCTATAGTTTGAAAATGAGTTCTATCATCGGGTAATTGAGTTCATATTTCTGAACGcgattgtaatttgtatttttatatttttccacgGAGGTCCCTTTTTTGATGGAGTGTTATCGATGTAATTGTTGTAAGTGTATCGAGATAAGCaataattttcttgtttgtaattttaaataaaatgtaagttaacTGTATgctgttgtattattttatcgaCAATAGTTTTAACTTCcaaaacttatttatgtatACTATGTTGCCAGCATTCATATTTATAGTAACAGGAAGTTGCAAGTATCAAAACCCAAGGATATAAAGTGTCATAGACAGCTTAGATAATTTTACTCTATTTTGTTTAGTGCtggtatttaaacatttttcaaggTACAAGGCCTTGTCTTTCGAGGTAGGCTTTTATTAGCATAAAAGGTATGCCGGCCGGAACTCGCAAACGAGACCAAGGAAACAGTTGTGGGATGTCATCATATCACATCACATGACTCAGGACAGAACAGCTTGAAGTAAATTTGAGAGAACGCAAAATAGGGTTAAATATAAAGGCAATAAAAGTCATTAACAATGGAACATTGAGTATAATATCTAGTAAAGTCTAGAGTGAGAACTGGTAGAGTTGTGGTGTGGTGGTCCGCGGGCGCAGGCAGGCGGCGTGGCGCCGCGCGCTGCCGCAACACGACCAGTGGCGCGCGCCCGGCCAGCCCGCGTGGCCGTGGCCGCAGCCTGGGCAACGGGGACATGGGTTCAATAGGCAGTATCTTAGCTTAGGTCTTACAGTTCAGGGATCAAAGCTCGTGGCCCTAGCCGCAGCCTGGGTAAGGGAATACATGAATAGGCCGTATCTTGTCTTCGTAAACGGGCTATTACAGTTAAGGGATCAAAGGTTGTGGCCGTGACCACAGTGTTGGCAAGGGGACATGTGTGTTGAATAGGCAGTATCTTAGCTTAAGTCTTCCTAAATGGACTTACAGTTCAGGGATTGCAAAGCTCGAGTTCAAGATGGGTGGCTTAGTACAGGTAAAAAGCTATACATGTATCTCAAAGCCGAAAATGAAGTTTTGGAGAACGAATTTTGAAGTAGAATAGAAGCAGAAGTAGATTCAAGAGGAGACAATTAATTGGAAAGAATTTGTTGTAGGTAatgattaaataagttttagagCCGATACGGAAACCTGAAAAAATGATAAGCTCGCGACTTTGGTAGAGCTTTGCTGTGCATATAGTTTTCCAAGATAATCATAACTGCCCAAAATATTTTCGACTCATTTTAACACAAAAGGCAATTGAAAAATAACGGTACATTTCATTCAATGAAAGTCTAAAACTCCTTTCTGGTCAACCCAAAATGAGAGGTCGTCGATTGACGATTTCTCATCTAGAAAAGAAGATGATGGATATAGTGATAGCTACCCTGGTACCCGCCGGGCATGCGCGCCCCGCAGCCGCAGCTGGCGTCGCGGCGGCCGCCCGACGAGCAGAACGCGCAGCAGTGGAAGCGGCCCCAGTGCGGGGCGCCCGCGCGCGCGCAGCAGGAGTACGGGCTGCCCTGCGGGTGGACAGGGCTAGAGGATAATCTTATTGATGACGTTATATAGCGCAAGGAACTAGTTGCTATGAGTGGTGGACGGGTGTGAGGTAGCGTGTTGCCTCGTAATACCGTAATGCGGCTAAATTAGTTCCGCGATCTAGCGAATCGAGCATTTTGTGTTTGATTGAATAGTTAACTTGTAACcccactagatggcgctgtactcCGATTGCCTAATTTTATATCGTATTACGATTTGGTTACATATTTGTTCCGGTGAAGGAACTAAGCCCTTTCTCAAGACAGGTGGCTGATATATccaacgaaaaatattttcaacctGTAGTACGTACTCATTTATATACATTGCTGAGCCGGC
This sequence is a window from Trichoplusia ni isolate ovarian cell line Hi5 chromosome 15, tn1, whole genome shotgun sequence. Protein-coding genes within it:
- the LOC113501192 gene encoding mediator of RNA polymerase II transcription subunit 15-like: MDNLKQFNTMASEDNWRTQAFRQSVVSKIEEVIQRSGVQVARNSSEMENHVFMKAKTREEYMNMVAKLILHVREMSQSKQNQGAPNMQGPNQGQPGPSPQVQAPQGQPQQGPNNQAGLTQDPINALQNLASQGSRNQMMTMGPQGQMQQQGVMGPNPGMQGMQNQMNQQGPIVSQGPQAQTATNLLQTLNQRPQINMQLQNKLGGVLGMVGNQGQMGNNMVGGMGGMSNQMGSQLQNQLAGGMQGQMMPNMSMPNSMQVPMSGANTMVGQMPCNQVGMGGQMAPNNMQGQMSGQMVGGMGNNQIVGLNMLHMQGRVGGKQEVVGSMLGRAAPPAQFLRQSPSPSAPSPAMPGPSPMGVMGATMTSPMSSLGGLGACGSVGSPSPSNPAHLAHHVQQPQRGVGMGMVASPSSSLNTPVGAGVASPGGEEAAYREKVRQLSKYIEPLRRMVHRMVSEGENVEKLTKMKNLLDILSNPNKRMPLETLIKCEVVLEKLDFKRSEGVVVPSAGKEQIFNPLLEVVNNCLQSPLANHTLKRTFGSALDALNGPEIKNLPVPQKIPKLEEPTMEIPDVLQGEIARLDSRFKVSLEPMSSRGGGGGCIALVAALDEPRLPCVAGVHVAVPRDYPRRPPLRLRPRAARPPAPDCFLARLERAMDARCARLPKSCSVGQLLDAWEMSVRQACAPTPVSYTPVPALGL